TCAAGGTCCTCCTGGAGCTTAGCGTCCCACTTGACGAGCTGATCGACGAAGACGGCTCCCAATCCCATTCCAACCACGTGCTCCCAGGGATCTGCAAAATAAGAAGATGGAGTCAATGTTAGAAATCGAAAACAGTGGAAGAGATGTGAAGAATCTGATAGGGAAAGGAGAGGGTTagggttttttgtttttgtttttgtatttagAGATGGACGTACGGCGCATGTAAGGGAGTTTACGGAGAGCATTGGAATACATCTGAGTGCCAAGCCCCAGAAGGGCTCCGATCATCGTCGCACTCCATGCCATCTTCTAATTAAATCGAATCGACTGTGTGTTGTGTGTGTTGTTGACTCTTTGGCCGGAAGCGCGATCTCCCTCCCTCCACTTTTCAGTTCGCTATATAATCAGGCTTCAACCCTCCGGACTTCCTcttattaatacttttattttaggaaaatataacatttaaaataatttatatgattaaatattagagttttaaaaaatgggataaaaatatacaattttgattggttaaaataaatgcattttaagGAGGGGGAAGGTTTTCGTGAAGTTAGGAAGGGGTGAGGGTATCCATTgtggataataataataataataataataataataataataataat
This sequence is a window from Cucurbita pepo subsp. pepo cultivar mu-cu-16 chromosome LG19, ASM280686v2, whole genome shotgun sequence. Protein-coding genes within it:
- the LOC111781532 gene encoding uncharacterized protein LOC111781532; this encodes MAWSATMIGALLGLGTQMYSNALRKLPYMRHPWEHVVGMGLGAVFVDQLVKWDAKLQEDLDKMLEKAKAANERRYFDDDDD